The proteins below are encoded in one region of Sphingobacterium sp. R2:
- a CDS encoding response regulator, which yields MSLKVLIVEDEMIIARFIEYQLHSLYTGLELHIALTVDEVDQYMEQNTPDLVLCDIQLNDRLDGIELMEKYTAAKHFSLIFITSYQSKGSIDRAAALRPENYIIKPLGENRLYAGTHMVIQRLQQQKDKNQAVEKLKTLTPAELNILKLIALRHTTKYIAESLFLSPYTIKNTRHRICRKLDLNEENNALLSWAIEHQHLLKF from the coding sequence ATGAGCCTAAAAGTATTAATTGTAGAAGACGAAATGATCATTGCCCGATTTATTGAATATCAATTGCATTCACTTTACACCGGCCTGGAGTTGCACATTGCACTTACTGTGGATGAAGTGGATCAGTACATGGAACAAAACACACCCGATTTGGTGCTCTGCGATATACAGCTCAACGACCGGCTGGATGGTATTGAGTTAATGGAGAAATATACCGCAGCGAAGCATTTCAGTCTAATCTTTATCACTTCCTATCAATCCAAAGGTAGCATAGATCGCGCAGCTGCCCTCCGTCCAGAAAACTATATCATTAAGCCATTGGGAGAAAATCGCCTCTATGCAGGCACGCATATGGTGATCCAGCGCCTGCAGCAACAGAAGGATAAAAATCAGGCGGTGGAAAAGCTGAAGACGTTGACTCCCGCCGAGTTAAATATTCTTAAGCTCATTGCGCTCCGCCATACCACCAAATACATCGCCGAATCATTATTCCTCAGTCCATATACCATCAAAAATACAAGACACCGCATCTGCCGAAAACTGGATCTCAATGAAGAAAATAATGCCCTATTATCCTGGGCGATCGAACATCAGCATCTGCTTAAATTTTGA